A window of the Candidatus Poribacteria bacterium genome harbors these coding sequences:
- a CDS encoding alpha-glucosidase/alpha-galactosidase, with product MKITFMGAGSTVFAKNVLGDCMLTDALRDAHIALYDIDATRLSESQAMLQTLNGNINGGKATITAHLGPAQRRDALHGASYVVNAIQVGGYEPSTVIDFEIPKKYGLRQTIADTLGIGGIFRGLRTIPVCLAFARDMEAVCPDAWFLNYTNPMAMVTGGILLGSSIRAVGLCHSVQGCASGLLHHVGMLSQVEKLQWKIAGINHQAWLLEVTDGGKDLYPEIKRRAAEMNAAARKPGAKKHWDMVRFEMMRHFGYYITESSEHLSEYLPYWIKAQFPELIEEFNIPLDEYPRRCIHQIASWKEQSKGLINNRELSHRRTHEYGSYIMDAMETDVPLRIGGNVLNTGLVTNLSRTSVVELACLVDRNGVQGCYVGDLPEQLAGLNRTNISVQLLTIQAALERDREAVYHAAMLDPHTGSELTLDQIRSLCDELIEAHGMESMFGGGDTYEPPALWGI from the coding sequence ATGAAGATCACCTTCATGGGAGCCGGAAGCACCGTCTTCGCCAAGAACGTTCTCGGCGACTGCATGTTGACCGATGCCCTGCGCGACGCTCACATCGCCCTCTATGACATTGATGCGACGCGTCTGAGCGAATCCCAGGCGATGCTCCAGACGCTGAACGGGAACATCAACGGCGGCAAGGCGACCATCACGGCGCATCTGGGCCCCGCGCAACGTCGTGACGCTCTGCACGGCGCGAGCTACGTCGTCAACGCCATTCAGGTCGGCGGATACGAACCGAGCACCGTCATCGACTTCGAGATACCGAAGAAGTACGGGCTCCGCCAGACCATCGCCGACACGCTGGGGATCGGTGGCATCTTCCGAGGCTTGCGGACGATTCCCGTCTGCCTCGCCTTCGCGCGCGATATGGAAGCCGTCTGTCCCGATGCCTGGTTCCTCAACTACACGAACCCGATGGCGATGGTCACCGGCGGCATCTTGCTGGGTTCCAGCATCCGGGCGGTGGGGCTCTGCCATTCGGTTCAGGGGTGCGCGTCAGGTCTGCTGCATCACGTTGGGATGCTCAGCCAGGTCGAGAAGCTCCAGTGGAAGATCGCGGGGATCAACCACCAGGCGTGGCTGCTCGAAGTCACCGACGGCGGGAAGGACCTCTACCCGGAGATCAAGCGGCGCGCCGCCGAGATGAACGCTGCCGCCCGCAAGCCCGGAGCCAAGAAGCACTGGGACATGGTGCGCTTCGAGATGATGCGCCACTTCGGCTACTACATCACGGAGTCCTCGGAGCACCTCTCCGAGTACCTGCCCTACTGGATCAAGGCGCAGTTCCCGGAGCTCATCGAGGAGTTCAACATCCCGCTGGACGAGTACCCGCGCCGTTGCATCCACCAGATCGCCAGTTGGAAGGAGCAAAGCAAGGGGCTCATCAACAACCGCGAGCTCTCGCACCGGCGGACGCACGAGTACGGTTCCTACATCATGGACGCCATGGAAACCGACGTCCCGTTGCGCATCGGCGGGAACGTGTTGAACACGGGGTTGGTCACCAACCTATCGCGCACGTCGGTCGTCGAGCTCGCGTGCCTGGTCGACCGGAACGGCGTTCAGGGGTGCTACGTCGGCGACCTGCCGGAACAACTCGCCGGGCTGAACCGGACGAACATCAGCGTCCAGCTTCTGACTATCCAGGCGGCGCTGGAACGCGACCGCGAAGCCGTCTACCACGCGGCGATGCTCGATCCGCACACCGGCTCGGAGTTGACGCTCGACCAGATCCGCAGCCTCTGCGACGAGCTCATCGAAGCCCACGGGATGGAGTCGATGTTCGGCGGCGGAGACACCTACGAACCGCCCGCCTTGTGGGGCATCTAG
- a CDS encoding tetratricopeptide repeat protein produces MSRRASLHVRYVVRRRGGSQTRPSDQEPCHRLVPMCACLLVVLFALVTTAHGATVRELQERVAAEPQNTSARFELARAYLSSGMSAEAVAAWQELAKSVPKGADAHYGYGLALMSSDRFDDALAAFGEAIRLDARRAEFYQAESSTYVSLYRYQDALDSLAQARSLSPDSPVVAFQTGKVKSQLGRMEEALADYDHAKELQYDAVACDFERGYLLMRLNRREESLTALDSALRGDPTHLGARYVRSQLRRRLGDTAGADEDLAIHTVLTKQQKSIDELKAAILRYESPKERAPIWANLGRLHLRYGDARAAIDAYEAALALDPELVIAHIGLGASRAANDELSAAEKAASEALRLQPDAAAAQALLGEIAYRRGDAKRAIALLAPALESDPSLGSARQTYAEALLVQRNAGAVAQYRLVVESDPDDAAGHDGLARALAQVGGDLPGAHAVALRAVELAPTVPPYRNTLALIAFRLGKLDEAEQALRSALELNPGNPNYRAGIDAIRQARAEAGK; encoded by the coding sequence ATGAGCCGACGCGCCAGCTTGCACGTGCGTTACGTCGTACGCCGTAGGGGCGGGTCTCAGACCCGTCCCAGCGATCAGGAGCCCTGTCACAGACTCGTGCCGATGTGCGCCTGTCTGCTCGTCGTGCTGTTCGCGCTCGTCACGACGGCGCATGGGGCGACGGTGCGGGAGCTTCAGGAGCGCGTCGCGGCGGAACCGCAGAACACATCGGCGCGGTTCGAGCTGGCGCGCGCCTATCTGTCGAGCGGGATGTCGGCGGAAGCCGTTGCCGCTTGGCAGGAGCTCGCCAAGTCTGTTCCGAAGGGCGCCGACGCGCACTACGGCTACGGACTGGCGCTGATGTCGAGCGACCGGTTCGACGACGCGCTCGCGGCGTTCGGCGAAGCGATCCGTCTTGATGCTCGACGCGCCGAGTTCTACCAGGCGGAGAGCTCTACCTACGTGTCGCTCTATCGCTATCAGGACGCGCTCGACTCGCTCGCCCAGGCGCGGAGTCTCAGTCCGGATTCACCGGTGGTCGCGTTCCAGACGGGCAAGGTGAAGTCGCAGCTAGGCCGGATGGAGGAGGCGCTTGCTGACTACGACCATGCCAAAGAGCTCCAGTACGACGCCGTCGCGTGCGACTTCGAGCGGGGCTACCTGCTGATGCGCCTGAACCGGCGCGAGGAGTCGCTCACCGCGCTGGACTCGGCGCTGAGAGGCGATCCGACCCACCTGGGCGCGCGCTATGTCCGGTCCCAACTGCGGCGGCGTCTCGGCGATACGGCTGGAGCCGACGAAGACCTGGCGATCCACACCGTCCTGACCAAGCAGCAGAAGTCCATCGACGAACTGAAAGCCGCCATCCTGCGGTACGAGTCGCCAAAAGAACGCGCTCCGATCTGGGCGAACCTCGGCAGGCTCCATCTCCGCTACGGGGATGCCCGGGCGGCGATCGACGCCTACGAGGCCGCCCTCGCGCTCGACCCGGAGCTCGTCATCGCTCATATCGGACTGGGAGCATCCCGCGCGGCGAACGACGAGCTCAGCGCGGCGGAGAAGGCGGCATCCGAGGCGCTTCGGCTCCAGCCGGACGCGGCGGCTGCTCAGGCGCTGCTTGGTGAGATCGCCTACCGGCGGGGGGATGCGAAGCGGGCGATCGCGCTTCTCGCACCAGCATTGGAGTCGGACCCGTCGCTGGGTTCCGCGAGACAGACGTACGCCGAAGCGCTGCTCGTCCAGCGGAACGCAGGGGCGGTCGCACAGTACCGGCTTGTCGTCGAGTCGGACCCCGACGATGCGGCGGGTCACGACGGGCTGGCGCGCGCCCTCGCCCAGGTCGGCGGCGATCTGCCGGGCGCGCACGCTGTAGCGCTGCGGGCTGTCGAACTCGCGCCAACGGTCCCGCCGTACCGCAACACGCTCGCGCTCATCGCGTTCCGACTGGGGAAGCTCGACGAGGCGGAGCAAGCGCTCCGATCCGCGCTCGAACTCAACCCGGGCAACCCCAACTACCGCGCCGGGATCGATGCCATCCGCCAGGCGCGCGCCGAAGCCGGGAAGTAG
- a CDS encoding sugar phosphate isomerase/epimerase, giving the protein MKKGICIGTLPGGISDEGFALAKEAGFAGVELGTLNDEASRTNAAELAKKHGIAIPSIMNSVHWGKPHSDPDPAVRREGFEGMLASFATAAATGADTVLLVPAVVTDTVTYEQAWIRSQFEILELLKVAEEKKIAIGIENVWNRFLLSPTEFAQYIDQFNSPYVNAYFDVGNICLYGNPHQWIRTLGPRIGKVHVKGFDTRSRQFTSTLLGGNINWKAVRQAFVDIGYEGWITAEMGQNREDPRGGAFALSEEMDKIIAGEA; this is encoded by the coding sequence ATGAAGAAGGGCATCTGCATCGGCACGCTCCCCGGAGGCATCTCCGACGAAGGGTTCGCGCTGGCGAAGGAAGCCGGATTCGCAGGCGTCGAGCTGGGAACGCTCAACGACGAGGCATCTCGTACCAACGCGGCGGAGCTCGCCAAGAAGCACGGCATCGCCATCCCCAGCATCATGAACTCCGTCCACTGGGGCAAACCGCACTCCGACCCCGATCCCGCCGTTCGGCGCGAAGGCTTCGAAGGCATGCTCGCGTCGTTCGCGACCGCCGCGGCGACCGGCGCAGACACGGTTCTGCTCGTCCCTGCCGTCGTGACGGATACGGTGACCTACGAACAGGCGTGGATCCGCTCCCAGTTCGAGATCCTCGAGCTCCTCAAGGTCGCCGAGGAGAAGAAGATCGCCATCGGCATCGAAAACGTCTGGAACCGGTTCCTGCTCAGCCCGACCGAGTTCGCCCAGTACATCGACCAGTTCAACAGCCCCTATGTGAACGCCTACTTTGACGTGGGGAACATCTGCCTCTACGGGAACCCGCATCAGTGGATCCGCACGCTGGGGCCCCGCATCGGGAAGGTGCACGTCAAAGGGTTCGACACGCGCAGCCGGCAGTTCACCTCGACGCTGCTCGGCGGGAACATCAACTGGAAGGCGGTACGGCAGGCGTTCGTTGACATCGGCTACGAAGGATGGATCACGGCAGAGATGGGGCAGAACCGCGAAGACCCGCGCGGCGGCGCGTTCGCGCTCAGCGAGGAGATGGACAAGATCATTGCTGGCGAGGCGTAG
- a CDS encoding LamG domain-containing protein, whose product MRRSMMALALGCAISLPIHAAPRADLKLLLPLDENKGNQAADLSGNGHVAKFVGTPKWTTGKIGSALEFDGQSYLEVADKADSGFDGVAGLTIELWAKQDAHHDNGLVVKLTTNAFWPCSYNLETWSDTNIWFGVDQDGMAISAGGYPLNQWYHLAAVFDGKAKTQQLYLNGKKVVEGAAPKDTVPAGDKPIFIGTVDANNYRFKGAIDEVAIYARALTAAEIGQDMSGIVLAVEPRDRLAIRWAALRQAP is encoded by the coding sequence ATGCGCAGATCTATGATGGCGCTCGCGCTTGGCTGCGCGATCAGCCTGCCCATTCACGCGGCTCCCCGCGCGGACCTAAAGCTGCTTCTCCCACTCGACGAGAACAAGGGCAATCAGGCGGCTGACCTCTCGGGAAACGGGCATGTCGCGAAGTTCGTCGGCACACCGAAGTGGACGACCGGCAAGATCGGTTCCGCCCTCGAGTTCGACGGACAATCCTACCTGGAAGTCGCCGACAAGGCGGACAGCGGATTCGACGGCGTCGCGGGACTCACCATCGAGCTGTGGGCGAAGCAGGACGCCCACCACGACAACGGCCTCGTCGTCAAGCTGACGACGAACGCCTTCTGGCCCTGCTCCTACAACCTGGAAACATGGTCGGATACGAACATCTGGTTCGGCGTCGATCAGGACGGGATGGCGATCTCGGCGGGTGGATACCCTCTGAACCAATGGTACCATCTCGCCGCCGTCTTCGACGGTAAGGCGAAGACCCAGCAGCTCTATCTCAACGGTAAGAAGGTCGTCGAGGGCGCCGCGCCGAAGGACACGGTTCCCGCCGGAGACAAGCCCATCTTCATCGGCACCGTCGACGCGAACAACTACCGGTTCAAGGGCGCGATCGACGAGGTCGCCATCTACGCCCGCGCGCTGACCGCCGCCGAGATCGGGCAGGACATGTCGGGCATCGTGCTCGCTGTGGAACCGCGCGACCGCCTGGCGATCCGATGGGCGGCGTTGCGGCAGGCTCCGTAG
- a CDS encoding NADP-dependent oxidoreductase → MRDSSAATHPGAGQPAPVRCQSRGATVVATHRQIVLAAKPAGMPKESDFELVENPIPTPKPGEFVVRNEYLSVDPYMRGRMRGVDTYTPAFRMREPMAGGAVGRVVESRHPEYAVGDVVVTMQGWREYGVSDGGDARKVDALVVPLSAYLGVLGMPGFTAWYGLHRIGEPKRGETLVVSAAAGAVGSLVGQLGKRAGCRVVGTVGSAAKADHLTGALGFDAAIDYRACGDLTAALRDACPGGIDIYFENVGGAMLEAVLTCANVGARIAVCGMVSQYNLDVPDPGPRNLFELITKRILMQGFLIRDHGNLLPEFVGEVGPLVGEGAIRYRETIVDGIENAPRAFIELLSGGNVGKMLVRLPVA, encoded by the coding sequence ATGCGCGATTCGTCGGCTGCGACTCATCCGGGCGCGGGGCAACCCGCGCCCGTTCGCTGTCAAAGCAGAGGGGCAACCGTCGTGGCGACCCATCGGCAGATCGTGCTCGCGGCGAAGCCTGCTGGCATGCCGAAGGAGAGCGACTTCGAGCTTGTCGAGAACCCCATCCCGACGCCGAAGCCCGGCGAGTTCGTCGTCCGCAACGAGTATCTCTCCGTCGATCCCTATATGCGTGGTCGGATGCGCGGCGTGGACACCTACACTCCAGCGTTCCGCATGCGGGAACCGATGGCTGGTGGAGCCGTTGGGCGCGTCGTCGAATCGCGTCACCCCGAGTATGCCGTCGGAGATGTCGTCGTCACGATGCAGGGATGGCGTGAGTACGGCGTCAGCGATGGCGGCGACGCCCGCAAGGTCGATGCCTTGGTGGTTCCCCTATCCGCCTACTTGGGCGTGCTCGGCATGCCGGGCTTCACCGCTTGGTACGGGCTCCATCGGATCGGGGAGCCCAAGCGCGGCGAGACGCTCGTCGTCAGCGCGGCGGCGGGAGCCGTCGGTTCGCTGGTGGGTCAGTTGGGCAAGCGAGCCGGATGCCGCGTCGTGGGAACCGTCGGGTCGGCGGCGAAGGCAGACCACCTCACGGGCGCGCTCGGCTTCGACGCGGCGATCGACTATCGCGCCTGCGGCGACCTGACGGCGGCTCTGCGCGACGCCTGCCCGGGCGGCATCGACATCTACTTCGAGAACGTGGGCGGGGCGATGCTCGAAGCGGTACTGACCTGCGCGAACGTCGGCGCGCGCATCGCCGTCTGCGGCATGGTCTCGCAGTACAACCTGGACGTCCCCGACCCGGGCCCGCGGAACCTCTTCGAGCTCATCACGAAGCGCATCCTGATGCAGGGATTCCTCATCCGCGACCACGGGAACCTGCTCCCGGAGTTCGTCGGCGAAGTTGGGCCGCTGGTGGGCGAAGGAGCGATCCGCTACCGCGAGACGATCGTCGATGGCATCGAGAACGCGCCGAGGGCGTTCATCGAGCTCCTGTCGGGCGGGAACGTCGGGAAGATGCTCGTCCGCCTGCCCGTTGCGTAG
- a CDS encoding nitroreductase family protein, producing the protein MDAIACLKTRRSIRAYESDTVSRDVLSDIVDCARLAPSGRNEQPWTFIVVTKPDLLDELAGLTDFGKHIAHSAACIVVFCKDTKYYLEDGSAATTNICLAAWAHGLGTCWISGDKREYADDVRRFLGVPNGHKLISLISLGVPAEEPIKTKRALEDVLHWERWGAE; encoded by the coding sequence ATGGACGCCATCGCCTGCCTGAAGACCCGACGCAGCATCCGCGCCTACGAATCCGACACGGTATCCCGCGACGTTCTCAGCGACATCGTCGATTGCGCGCGCCTGGCTCCCAGCGGCAGGAATGAGCAGCCCTGGACGTTCATCGTGGTCACGAAGCCGGACCTACTCGACGAGCTCGCCGGTCTGACGGACTTCGGAAAGCACATCGCCCACTCGGCGGCGTGCATCGTCGTGTTCTGCAAGGACACCAAGTACTACCTGGAAGACGGCAGCGCGGCGACGACGAACATCTGCCTCGCCGCGTGGGCCCACGGGTTGGGAACCTGCTGGATATCGGGCGACAAGCGCGAGTACGCCGACGACGTGCGGCGGTTCCTGGGCGTGCCGAATGGACACAAGCTCATCAGCCTGATATCGCTGGGCGTTCCGGCAGAGGAGCCGATCAAGACGAAGCGCGCGCTCGAAGACGTGCTCCACTGGGAGCGTTGGGGCGCGGAGTA